In a single window of the Pontibacter russatus genome:
- the murB gene encoding UDP-N-acetylmuramate dehydrogenase, producing the protein MNLQPDFPLKELNTFGIDVKARFFARFENVEELQQLLTLPEVQSLEKLVLGGGSNLLFTKDFEGVVLQNGIRGIELLHENEDEVYIKSGGGEVWHDFVLYALRHNYGGVENLSLIPGTVGAAPLQNIGAYGVELKDVFHELEAVHLQTGRVHLFDNATCRFGYRESVFKNELKGQFVVTAVVFRLSKKHILNTSYGAITTTLQEMQVQQPSIQDVSAAVCHIRQSKLPDPKQIGNAGSFFKNPEIPLQQFEQLKAQYPHLPSYPVSPGAVKVPAGWLIEQCGWKGKVIGNYGVHKNQALVLVNYGGANGGQVRQLAYDIITSVEEKFGIRLHPEVNII; encoded by the coding sequence ATGAACCTGCAGCCCGACTTCCCACTGAAAGAACTCAACACCTTTGGCATCGACGTGAAAGCACGCTTCTTTGCCCGCTTCGAAAATGTGGAGGAACTGCAGCAGCTGTTGACTTTACCAGAGGTTCAGTCCCTTGAAAAACTGGTGCTGGGAGGCGGCAGTAACCTGCTCTTCACCAAAGATTTTGAGGGGGTGGTACTGCAGAACGGCATCCGGGGCATAGAACTACTGCACGAAAACGAGGACGAGGTATATATAAAGTCGGGCGGCGGCGAAGTGTGGCACGACTTCGTGCTATATGCCCTGCGGCACAACTACGGCGGCGTCGAGAACCTGTCACTCATACCGGGCACGGTGGGCGCCGCGCCGCTTCAGAACATCGGGGCATATGGCGTGGAGTTGAAAGATGTTTTCCATGAGTTGGAGGCCGTACACCTGCAAACCGGCAGGGTGCATCTGTTCGACAATGCCACCTGCCGGTTTGGCTACCGCGAGAGCGTGTTCAAAAATGAGCTGAAAGGGCAGTTTGTGGTGACGGCAGTTGTGTTCAGACTGTCTAAAAAACATATCCTCAACACCTCCTATGGCGCCATCACCACCACGCTGCAGGAAATGCAGGTGCAGCAGCCCAGCATCCAGGACGTCAGCGCCGCCGTGTGCCATATCCGCCAAAGCAAACTCCCCGACCCCAAGCAGATCGGCAACGCGGGCAGCTTCTTCAAAAACCCGGAGATTCCGCTGCAGCAATTCGAGCAACTGAAAGCGCAGTACCCGCACCTCCCCTCCTACCCCGTTAGCCCCGGCGCGGTGAAAGTGCCCGCTGGCTGGCTGATAGAGCAATGCGGCTGGAAAGGCAAAGTAATCGGCAATTATGGCGTGCATAAAAACCAGGCGCTGGTGCTGGTAAATTACGGCGGGGCTAACGGCGGGCAGGTGCGGCAACTGGCTTACGACATCATCACGTCGGTGGAAGAAAAGTTCGGCATCCGGCTGCACCCGGAGGTTAATATCATTTAA
- a CDS encoding DUF4290 domain-containing protein: protein MEASTTFKQDLLLREYGRNVQDLVNYITKVEDRAERTRLSQLLINLMAKLNPTLRDTQDYQQKLWNHLYVMSGSTLDVDAPYKLSAMEYLNDKPQKIEYPLDTPRYKHYGKNVELLIERATELEDEQEREAAIVSLGKLMKTLYRSYNKDSITDGVILDDIRQLSKGKLNMDLAYIERNNLFESNVKPQQDNQNQGQSQRSNQPQQNRGSGDNRPRKNVRTSSSNQRNK from the coding sequence ATGGAAGCGAGTACCACTTTTAAACAAGACCTGCTGCTGCGCGAATACGGCCGCAACGTGCAGGACCTGGTGAACTATATAACCAAGGTGGAGGACCGTGCCGAGCGCACCCGGCTCTCGCAGCTGCTCATCAACCTGATGGCCAAGCTGAACCCAACCTTGCGCGACACACAGGATTACCAGCAGAAGCTCTGGAACCACCTGTACGTGATGTCCGGCTCTACCCTGGACGTGGATGCGCCCTACAAGCTGAGCGCCATGGAGTACCTCAACGACAAGCCCCAGAAAATAGAGTACCCCCTGGACACGCCCCGCTACAAGCACTACGGCAAAAACGTGGAGCTGCTGATAGAGCGGGCCACGGAGCTGGAGGACGAGCAGGAGCGCGAGGCGGCCATTGTCTCGCTGGGCAAGCTGATGAAAACGCTGTACCGCTCCTATAACAAAGACAGCATCACCGACGGGGTGATTCTGGATGATATCCGGCAACTGTCGAAGGGCAAGCTGAACATGGACCTGGCTTATATTGAGCGCAACAACCTGTTTGAGTCGAATGTGAAGCCACAGCAGGACAACCAGAACCAGGGCCAGAGCCAGCGCAGCAACCAGCCCCAGCAAAACCGCGGCAGCGGCGACAACCGGCCCCGCAAAAACGTGAGAACCTCTTCTTCTAACCAAAGAAACAAATAA
- the murA gene encoding UDP-N-acetylglucosamine 1-carboxyvinyltransferase, with the protein MASFEVIGGNKLKGDIYPQGAKNEALQILCAVLLTSEPVTVSNVPDIRDVNKLIELLRDLGVAVEQTAPDTYVFQADHVNLDYLETEQFVEQGRAIRGSVMIVGPMLARFGQAKMPKPGGDKIGRRRLDTHFLAFEKLGARFEYDSEESFFDVTTEGLKGAYMLLDEASVTGTANIVMAAVLAEGTTTIYNAACEPYVQQLCRMLNRMGAKITGVGSNLLTIEGVEKLHGTEHAMLPDMIEIGSFIGLAGMTGSEITIKNCKIPELGLIPETFQRLGIKMEFRGDDIYIPAQDHYEVDTYIDGSILNVSDHTWPGLTPDLLSVALVVATQAKGTVLIHQKMFESRLFFVDKLIDMGAQIILCDPHRATIIGQNNQIPLRGIRMTSPDIRAGVALLIAALSAEGTSIIDNVEQIDRGYQNIDGRLNAIGAQIRRI; encoded by the coding sequence ATGGCTTCATTCGAAGTAATAGGCGGAAACAAACTTAAAGGCGATATATACCCGCAGGGGGCAAAAAACGAGGCGCTCCAGATACTGTGCGCGGTGCTGCTGACCTCCGAACCCGTTACCGTCTCCAACGTGCCCGACATCCGGGATGTAAATAAACTGATCGAGCTGCTGCGCGACCTGGGCGTGGCGGTGGAGCAAACTGCCCCCGACACCTATGTTTTCCAGGCAGACCATGTGAACCTTGACTACCTCGAAACCGAGCAGTTTGTGGAGCAGGGCCGTGCCATCCGGGGCTCCGTGATGATTGTGGGTCCGATGCTGGCCCGCTTCGGGCAGGCGAAAATGCCCAAGCCGGGCGGCGACAAGATTGGCCGCCGCCGCCTCGACACACATTTCCTCGCATTCGAGAAGTTGGGCGCACGCTTTGAATATGACTCGGAGGAGAGCTTCTTCGATGTCACAACTGAAGGCCTGAAGGGCGCCTATATGCTGCTGGACGAGGCCTCCGTCACCGGCACCGCCAACATCGTGATGGCCGCCGTGCTGGCCGAGGGCACCACCACCATCTACAACGCCGCCTGCGAGCCGTACGTGCAGCAACTCTGCCGCATGCTCAACCGCATGGGCGCGAAAATCACCGGCGTAGGCTCTAACCTGCTGACGATTGAGGGGGTGGAGAAACTGCACGGCACCGAACACGCCATGCTGCCGGACATGATCGAGATTGGTTCTTTTATCGGCCTTGCTGGCATGACGGGCTCCGAGATCACCATCAAGAACTGCAAGATCCCTGAGTTAGGGTTGATACCGGAGACATTCCAGCGCCTGGGCATCAAAATGGAGTTCCGGGGCGATGACATTTATATACCCGCGCAGGACCATTACGAGGTGGACACCTATATAGACGGCAGCATCCTGAACGTGTCGGACCACACCTGGCCGGGCCTGACGCCGGACCTGCTGAGCGTGGCGCTGGTGGTGGCGACGCAGGCGAAGGGTACGGTGCTCATTCACCAGAAAATGTTCGAGAGCCGCCTGTTCTTCGTCGACAAGCTCATAGATATGGGTGCCCAAATCATCCTCTGCGATCCGCACCGCGCCACCATCATCGGGCAGAACAACCAGATACCCCTGCGCGGCATCCGGATGACCTCGCCTGACATCCGGGCCGGAGTTGCGTTGCTGATTGCCGCCCTGTCTGCCGAAGGTACCAGCATCATCGACAACGTGGAGCAGATAGACCGCGGCTACCAGAACATCGACGGTCGCCTGAACGCCATCGGCGCGCAGATCAGAAGGATATAA
- a CDS encoding ABC transporter permease, with product MLKLYFLTAFRSLLRNKSYSLLNIAGLALGITCSILLFLVIKYELSYDAFHSKADRIYRVNTEQVYADGLVQHTGARFPVPELLRSNGKLGMENLTQIYSEEGAQINIVSDNGAAPKRFLEEGAIGFVEPAFFEMFDFDTGPAAPAPAMAEPNNVILTQATADKYFPGGKAVGKVIKFNNSLTLKVTSVIPDFPSNTDFPFVMLISYPSFKSYSSLPLDGYDVLSSNQQLYVLLPEGADPEAKAAEITAFVERHKPEDRKGEESSSLQPLSDIHFNPDYGNYSQRTIPREIIWSMALIGVFLVLVACINFVNLATAQAVKRAKEVGVRKVMGSSKRQLVMQFIGETLLITLLATFVSVMLVELALPYLNSLLELQMSFILLQDPVLLLFLVAEVLLVTLFAGLYPALILSNFQPITALKSRISTQQVAGLPIRQGLVVLQFTICQVLIICTILVNEQMDFFRTKSLGFDKEAVVTVQLPNQAGKKIMPLREELLNSPAIRKVSLAAAPPSANMTWGSGFAYNNSSEPANFQANMKFADEHYLDLYDIELVAGRPYSDGDSTAALINETMRRKLGIASAEAAVGKTIQLGRDYKVTIIGVVGDFHQNPLQQPIDPSILMTSPGNYHFLSAKIDLSKKQEALQHLEKVWNMVYPDDVFSYEFLDETIANFYQDEARQNKLFKIFSFIAIFIGCLGLYGLVAFMAAQRTKEVGIRKVLGASILNITYLFSKEFIKLVLIAFVISVPIAYYLITLWLQDFTYRINLGYGPFLMAGVATLVIALLTMGTQAVKAAMANPVVSLKSE from the coding sequence ATGTTGAAGTTGTATTTCCTCACTGCCTTCCGCTCGCTGCTGCGCAACAAGAGTTACAGCCTGCTGAACATTGCCGGGCTGGCGCTGGGCATCACCTGCAGCATTCTGCTCTTCCTGGTCATCAAGTACGAGCTGAGTTACGATGCCTTTCATAGCAAAGCCGACCGCATCTACCGTGTCAATACTGAGCAGGTGTATGCTGACGGTTTGGTGCAGCACACCGGCGCCCGTTTCCCCGTACCGGAGCTGTTGCGCAGCAACGGCAAGCTGGGCATGGAGAACCTCACCCAGATCTACAGCGAGGAGGGCGCCCAGATTAATATCGTCAGTGACAACGGCGCCGCCCCGAAGCGCTTTCTGGAAGAGGGAGCCATTGGTTTTGTGGAGCCCGCCTTTTTTGAGATGTTTGATTTTGACACAGGTCCCGCAGCCCCCGCCCCGGCCATGGCGGAGCCCAACAACGTGATACTCACACAGGCCACGGCCGACAAATATTTCCCCGGGGGCAAGGCCGTCGGAAAAGTGATCAAATTTAACAACAGCCTCACCCTGAAGGTCACCTCCGTCATCCCGGACTTTCCTTCCAATACCGATTTTCCGTTCGTGATGTTGATATCCTACCCTTCCTTCAAGAGCTACTCTTCGCTGCCGCTCGACGGGTATGACGTCCTGTCCAGTAACCAGCAACTGTATGTGCTGCTGCCGGAAGGCGCAGACCCGGAAGCCAAGGCAGCGGAAATCACAGCGTTCGTAGAGCGGCACAAGCCTGAGGACAGGAAGGGAGAAGAAAGCTCTTCGCTGCAGCCCCTGAGCGATATCCACTTCAACCCCGACTATGGCAACTACAGCCAGCGCACTATCCCGCGAGAGATTATATGGTCGATGGCCCTGATAGGGGTTTTTCTGGTGCTGGTGGCCTGCATCAACTTTGTGAACCTGGCTACAGCGCAGGCCGTGAAGCGGGCCAAGGAAGTGGGCGTACGCAAAGTTATGGGCAGCAGCAAGCGCCAGCTGGTCATGCAGTTTATCGGCGAAACACTCCTGATCACGCTGCTGGCCACCTTTGTGTCTGTGATGCTGGTGGAGCTGGCCCTGCCTTATCTCAACAGCCTGCTGGAGTTGCAGATGTCCTTCATCCTGCTGCAGGACCCGGTGCTGCTGCTGTTCCTGGTGGCAGAGGTGCTGCTGGTCACGCTTTTTGCGGGCCTGTACCCGGCCTTGATTTTGTCGAATTTTCAACCGATTACGGCCCTCAAGAGCCGGATTTCCACGCAGCAGGTGGCGGGGCTGCCAATCCGGCAGGGGCTGGTGGTGCTGCAGTTCACCATATGCCAGGTGCTCATCATCTGCACCATTCTGGTAAACGAGCAAATGGATTTCTTCCGGACCAAATCGCTGGGTTTTGACAAGGAGGCCGTGGTCACGGTGCAGCTACCCAACCAGGCGGGGAAAAAGATTATGCCGTTGCGCGAGGAACTGCTGAACAGCCCGGCCATCCGAAAGGTGAGCCTTGCCGCTGCGCCGCCCTCTGCCAACATGACCTGGGGCTCCGGCTTCGCCTACAACAATTCCAGCGAGCCTGCCAACTTCCAGGCAAACATGAAATTCGCCGATGAGCACTACCTGGACCTCTATGATATAGAGCTGGTGGCCGGGCGCCCTTACTCCGATGGCGACTCAACCGCAGCGCTCATAAACGAGACCATGCGCCGCAAGCTGGGCATTGCCAGTGCGGAAGCAGCTGTCGGCAAGACTATTCAGCTTGGCAGAGACTACAAAGTTACCATCATCGGGGTAGTGGGAGACTTTCACCAGAACCCGCTCCAGCAACCCATCGACCCTTCCATCTTAATGACCAGCCCTGGCAATTATCATTTTCTCTCCGCCAAAATAGACCTGAGCAAAAAGCAGGAGGCTTTGCAGCACCTGGAAAAAGTCTGGAACATGGTTTACCCGGATGATGTGTTCAGCTACGAGTTCCTGGACGAAACCATCGCCAACTTTTACCAGGACGAGGCGCGGCAAAACAAGCTGTTCAAGATTTTCTCCTTTATCGCCATCTTCATTGGCTGCCTGGGTCTGTATGGCTTGGTTGCCTTTATGGCGGCGCAGCGCACCAAGGAAGTAGGTATCCGTAAAGTGCTCGGCGCCTCCATCCTCAATATCACCTACCTGTTCTCAAAGGAGTTCATCAAACTGGTGTTGATTGCCTTCGTCATTTCCGTGCCTATTGCCTATTACCTGATCACGCTCTGGCTGCAGGACTTCACGTACCGCATCAACCTGGGGTATGGTCCCTTTCTAATGGCTGGGGTTGCCACACTGGTGATAGCGCTGCTTACGATGGGCACACAGGCCGTGAAAGCCGCCATGGCTAACCCGGTCGTATCGCTGAAGAGTGAGTAA
- a CDS encoding sensor histidine kinase: protein MRSKPIHFRHYRLQLVLRLLLLSASLYGLAWTGFNPAYRGTFIGLAAFIVLQIGLLVHFHERTNRLFLRFLQAIQYDDFTEQFHSSGEGKTMRELSLRLNEVMKKFREVRAEKEAHLQYFEVIVQHIGIGIVTFRPDGSILLLNNAAKKLLKVGQLHQVRELEAVSPELALGLQQLGNGEKVLVPVRQGAAEQANLSVHVMELSLLGDRIRLASIQNIQSELEEKEMEAWHNLIKVLTHEIMNSVTPIASLSASAYEEVSSYTDTGAEEVTLLREELADIGQCLQTISQRSDGLIYFVNDFRNLTTLSEPQLSRFNVTELLQEIKLLLRGQFAARHIALQLEAPPEALLLSADRAMIEQVLINLVKNAMEAVQDQPEGQVTVRAYLDERSRISIEVNDNGHGMTTEAMAKIFIPFFTTKKSGSGIGLSLSRQIMRLHKGTVSVQSELGKGTSFILTF from the coding sequence ATGCGCTCTAAACCAATCCACTTCAGGCACTACCGGCTGCAACTGGTGCTGCGCCTCCTGCTGCTCTCGGCTTCCCTATATGGCCTGGCCTGGACTGGCTTTAACCCTGCCTACCGGGGCACCTTCATCGGCCTGGCTGCTTTCATCGTGCTGCAGATAGGGCTGCTGGTGCATTTTCATGAGCGCACCAACCGGCTTTTCCTCCGCTTCCTCCAAGCTATTCAGTATGATGATTTCACGGAGCAGTTCCATAGCAGCGGCGAAGGGAAAACCATGCGCGAGCTGTCGCTGCGGCTGAACGAGGTGATGAAGAAGTTCCGGGAGGTGCGGGCCGAGAAGGAGGCGCACCTGCAGTATTTCGAAGTGATTGTGCAGCACATCGGCATCGGCATCGTCACGTTCAGGCCCGACGGAAGTATCCTGCTGCTGAACAATGCCGCCAAAAAGCTGCTGAAGGTGGGGCAGTTGCACCAGGTGCGGGAACTGGAGGCGGTGAGTCCGGAGCTAGCGCTGGGGCTTCAGCAGCTTGGGAATGGCGAAAAGGTGCTGGTGCCGGTGCGGCAGGGGGCGGCGGAGCAGGCCAACCTGTCGGTGCACGTGATGGAACTCTCGCTGCTGGGCGACCGCATCCGGCTGGCCTCGATCCAGAACATCCAGAGCGAGCTGGAGGAGAAGGAGATGGAGGCCTGGCACAACCTGATAAAAGTGCTGACCCATGAAATCATGAACTCTGTGACACCGATTGCCTCGCTGTCGGCCAGCGCTTACGAGGAGGTGAGCAGTTATACAGACACGGGCGCCGAGGAAGTGACGCTGCTGCGCGAAGAACTGGCAGACATCGGGCAGTGCCTGCAAACCATCAGCCAGCGCTCCGACGGCCTGATCTACTTTGTGAACGACTTCCGCAACCTTACTACCCTATCGGAGCCGCAACTCAGCCGGTTTAATGTCACGGAGCTGTTGCAGGAAATCAAGCTGTTGCTGCGCGGGCAATTCGCCGCGCGCCATATCGCCCTGCAACTGGAGGCGCCGCCCGAGGCGCTGCTGCTCTCTGCCGACAGGGCCATGATAGAGCAGGTCTTGATTAACCTGGTGAAAAATGCGATGGAGGCCGTGCAGGATCAGCCGGAGGGCCAGGTGACGGTGCGCGCCTACCTCGACGAGCGCAGCCGCATCAGCATTGAGGTGAACGACAACGGGCACGGCATGACCACCGAGGCAATGGCGAAAATTTTCATCCCGTTCTTCACCACCAAGAAATCAGGTTCCGGCATCGGCCTGAGCCTGTCGCGCCAGATCATGCGCCTGCACAAAGGCACGGTCTCGGTGCAGTCAGAGCTTGGGAAGGGCACCTCCTTCATCCTGACATTTTAA
- a CDS encoding sigma-54-dependent transcriptional regulator — MEEKKLGRILVIDDNEDVLFSAKMLLRHHAREVVMEKNPKKIPFLVSNEDFDLILLDMNFSQDITSGQEGFYWLKEILRYDPSAVVVMITAYGDVEMAVKALKEGATDFVLKPWQNEKLLATLSAASKLRHSYKEVSQLKEVNRTLTTQLNASQDIIQGNSPAMRQLFSIIDKVARTDADILLLGENGTGKEVIARAIHQRSSRADKVFVTVDMGAVTESLFESELFGHKKGAFTDAKEDRIGRIEAADGGTLFLDEIGNLSLAMQAKLLTVLQRREVIRVGTNKPIPVNVRLISATNMPLKEMVQRNEFRQDLLYRINTVELNLPPLRARPDDIPVFAEHFLAIYAKKYRQHLKRLSDSGLARLRRYHWPGNVRELQHALERASIMSDNRELQAGDFFFLAEAEPAQPEASTLDLDDLEREAVQRAMQKHDGNISKAAKELGLSRGALYRRLEKYAL, encoded by the coding sequence GTGGAAGAAAAAAAATTAGGGCGCATTCTCGTTATTGATGACAACGAAGACGTGCTTTTCTCCGCTAAGATGCTCCTGCGCCACCACGCCCGGGAAGTCGTGATGGAGAAGAACCCGAAGAAGATCCCGTTCCTGGTCTCCAACGAAGATTTTGACCTGATACTGCTGGACATGAACTTCAGCCAGGACATCACGAGCGGGCAGGAAGGATTTTACTGGCTGAAGGAGATTCTCCGGTACGACCCGTCGGCGGTGGTGGTGATGATTACCGCCTATGGCGATGTGGAGATGGCGGTAAAGGCACTGAAAGAGGGCGCCACGGATTTTGTGCTGAAACCCTGGCAAAATGAGAAGCTGCTGGCTACCTTGTCTGCGGCCTCCAAACTGCGCCATTCCTACAAGGAGGTAAGCCAACTGAAGGAAGTGAACCGCACCCTCACCACGCAACTGAATGCTTCCCAGGACATTATTCAGGGCAATAGCCCTGCCATGCGGCAGCTGTTCTCTATCATCGACAAGGTGGCCCGAACCGATGCGGACATCCTGCTGCTAGGCGAGAACGGCACCGGGAAAGAGGTGATAGCCCGCGCCATCCACCAACGCTCGTCCCGCGCCGACAAGGTGTTTGTGACCGTGGACATGGGCGCCGTGACCGAGTCGCTGTTCGAGAGTGAGCTGTTTGGCCATAAGAAGGGCGCTTTCACCGACGCCAAAGAAGATCGCATCGGGAGGATAGAGGCGGCCGACGGCGGCACGCTTTTCCTGGACGAGATCGGGAACCTGTCGCTGGCGATGCAGGCCAAACTGCTGACGGTGCTGCAGCGCCGCGAGGTGATCCGGGTGGGAACAAACAAGCCTATACCGGTGAACGTGCGCCTCATCAGCGCCACCAACATGCCGCTGAAAGAAATGGTGCAGCGAAACGAATTCCGGCAGGACCTGCTCTACCGCATCAACACCGTGGAGCTGAACCTGCCGCCCCTGCGGGCCCGCCCCGACGACATCCCGGTTTTTGCGGAACACTTCCTGGCCATATATGCAAAGAAATACAGGCAGCACCTCAAGCGGCTGTCAGATTCCGGCCTGGCCCGGCTGCGCCGCTACCACTGGCCCGGCAACGTGCGGGAGTTGCAGCATGCCCTGGAGCGCGCCTCCATCATGAGCGACAACCGGGAACTGCAGGCCGGCGACTTTTTCTTCCTGGCGGAAGCGGAACCCGCGCAACCGGAAGCTTCTACGCTGGACCTGGACGACCTGGAGCGGGAGGCTGTGCAGCGGGCCATGCAAAAGCATGACGGCAACATCTCGAAAGCCGCAAAAGAGCTGGGCCTGTCGCGCGGGGCGCTTTACCGAAGGCTGGAGAAATATGCGCTCTAA
- a CDS encoding THUMP domain-containing class I SAM-dependent RNA methyltransferase gives MAKPKQNGNFNMTVTTLAGLEEVLAEELRALDMEYIKVGTRAVTCSGNLRQLYEANLWCRTAIRILKPFRSFKARDEQDLYAQVQKTDWSEYLDLKQTFAISAAVSHSTFEHSLFVAQLTKDAIVDQFRKATGERPSVDLVHPDIRLNLHMHENMVTLSLDSSGDSLHRRGYRLQTNVAPLNEVLAAGIIGLSGWDRKSPFIDPMCGSGTLLIEAAMMAQNIAPGLYRRDPYGFENWKDYDASLLEMVWKTAEAKASFTPKARIIGYDIDPDYVQAARNNIDNAGLQDIIKVEEADFFKTEAPAQSGVVVMNPPYNERILSDDINELYKNIGDTLKHNYQGYDAFVFTGNLEAAKRVGLKASRRIPLYNGPIECRLLKYELYRGSRRSGVEENE, from the coding sequence ATGGCGAAGCCGAAACAGAACGGGAATTTTAACATGACGGTCACCACGCTGGCCGGGCTGGAGGAGGTGCTGGCCGAGGAACTGCGTGCCCTGGACATGGAGTACATCAAGGTGGGCACCCGGGCCGTGACCTGCTCCGGCAACCTGCGCCAGCTCTACGAAGCCAACCTGTGGTGCCGCACGGCTATCCGCATCCTCAAGCCGTTCCGCAGCTTTAAGGCCCGCGACGAGCAGGATTTATATGCCCAGGTGCAGAAGACAGACTGGTCGGAGTACCTGGACCTGAAGCAGACGTTTGCCATCAGCGCCGCCGTGAGCCACTCTACCTTCGAGCACTCGCTGTTTGTGGCGCAGCTCACCAAAGACGCCATTGTGGACCAGTTCCGGAAAGCTACCGGCGAGCGCCCCTCCGTGGATTTGGTACACCCGGATATACGCCTGAACCTGCACATGCACGAGAACATGGTCACGCTCTCGCTCGACTCGTCCGGCGACTCACTGCACCGCCGGGGCTACCGCCTACAAACCAACGTGGCCCCGCTGAACGAGGTGCTGGCGGCAGGCATCATCGGGCTGAGCGGCTGGGACAGGAAATCTCCCTTCATCGACCCGATGTGCGGCTCGGGCACCTTGCTGATTGAGGCCGCTATGATGGCGCAGAACATCGCGCCGGGCCTGTACCGCCGCGACCCCTATGGGTTTGAGAACTGGAAAGACTACGATGCCAGCCTGCTGGAGATGGTCTGGAAAACCGCCGAGGCCAAAGCCTCTTTTACCCCCAAAGCCCGAATCATCGGCTACGACATTGACCCGGATTACGTGCAGGCTGCCCGCAACAACATCGACAATGCGGGGCTACAGGATATAATTAAAGTGGAGGAGGCCGACTTCTTCAAAACGGAGGCGCCTGCGCAATCGGGGGTGGTGGTGATGAACCCGCCCTACAACGAGCGCATCCTCTCCGACGACATCAACGAACTTTACAAGAACATCGGCGATACGCTGAAGCACAACTACCAGGGCTACGATGCTTTTGTGTTCACCGGAAACCTGGAAGCCGCCAAGCGTGTGGGCCTGAAGGCTTCACGCCGCATCCCGCTGTACAATGGCCCCATCGAGTGCCGCCTGCTGAAATACGAGCTGTACCGGGGCAGCCGCAGGAGCGGAGTGGAAGAAAATGAGTAA
- a CDS encoding tRNA-binding protein, giving the protein MHTLPDEPALITWQHFEQTDIRVGTIVEARPFPGARQPAYQLLVDLGPLGLKKSSAQITNRYTPEDLVGRQVLCVTNLGNKQIGKFMSEVLVTGFEDEHGHIVLAQPGAPVPNGAKLK; this is encoded by the coding sequence ATGCATACACTTCCTGATGAGCCAGCCCTGATTACCTGGCAGCACTTTGAGCAGACAGACATCCGGGTGGGCACCATTGTAGAGGCCCGGCCCTTCCCGGGGGCGCGACAGCCGGCCTACCAACTGCTGGTGGACCTGGGGCCGCTGGGGCTGAAAAAGTCGAGTGCGCAGATTACGAACAGGTACACGCCGGAGGATCTGGTGGGCCGGCAGGTGCTTTGCGTCACAAACCTGGGCAATAAGCAGATCGGTAAATTTATGTCGGAGGTGCTGGTGACCGGCTTTGAGGACGAGCATGGCCATATCGTGCTGGCGCAGCCCGGCGCGCCGGTGCCGAACGGGGCCAAGCTAAAATAG
- a CDS encoding lipocalin-like domain-containing protein, translated as MRNLRLIALLLVTLFSLSLSSCKDDDDSEDMSPKTALLTEKEWTGEGIYVQGTSLALLLQLAGEEDLAEQFNISSTKIKFEKDGTFTGTSNGVMDSGKWKFTDNEQKIVITNADNQETTFKVNSLTESNLNLELNVEDLGMEPVEFQGVTINTVELRFVR; from the coding sequence ATGAGAAATTTGAGACTGATCGCCCTGCTGCTGGTGACACTGTTCAGCCTGTCCCTTTCAAGCTGTAAAGACGATGATGACAGCGAGGATATGTCTCCCAAAACCGCCCTTTTGACCGAGAAAGAGTGGACCGGGGAGGGAATTTATGTGCAGGGTACCTCACTGGCACTTCTGCTGCAACTGGCCGGAGAGGAAGATTTAGCCGAACAGTTTAACATCAGTTCTACTAAAATTAAATTTGAGAAGGACGGCACCTTTACCGGAACGTCGAATGGCGTGATGGATTCCGGTAAGTGGAAGTTCACAGATAATGAGCAGAAGATCGTCATCACCAACGCTGACAACCAGGAAACCACTTTTAAAGTCAACAGCTTAACAGAGTCCAATCTTAATTTGGAACTGAATGTTGAAGACTTAGGGATGGAGCCGGTCGAGTTTCAAGGTGTTACAATAAATACAGTTGAGCTGCGCTTTGTACGATGA